TGATCGCAAACAATGCCGGCCGTTCTTGAGTAGAATCGTCTAGCATCGGCCACACTCCCGAAAGACCTTTGCGGCCAAGTTTTCGGCGGACGCGGTCTGCAATCAGCAATACAGGAACAAGGACGACAAGCAGGGCCATATTTCCCATTGCCCTATTGCCGATGTAGATTAGGTGGCCCAGCAGGAGCTGCTTAAGGAAATATGGCACGTCTTTCGGAGACCACAAAATAATCTCGAACAACCATATCGCAGCATCATAAAGTAGAAAGAAAATACAACCGGCAATAATCCAAAACGAGCTCTCCAACACCCAATATTTTATTTTTGATCGCTGCCATCTTCGCCACTGCAAGCGCCAAGCCCTATAAAAGAAAATTGCATAAACGACCAGTGCCCAAGCGACAATGATGATTGAATAGTACTTTCCAAAGGTCTCATAAACTACAGCATATGCATTCGCTAAGTCGTACAGTTGATACACGAGTAAGGCGAACAGGATGACGAATATCGCATTCATGTTTCTTTGGCGCCATTCGAGTTTTTCAGCTATGGGCGACGTCGTATCTATGAAGGGTGTACCCAGGGTCACCACTTTGCTCCACGGCTGGCCTGGCTCTTCCGCGCTAAAGATTTGTGGAAGCGCGTCGGCTACGATATTTCCGCCGTGACTGTGTGCAACTATGTGACACCGCCAGCCGTCCGCCCGAATTCTGGCGACATAATTCGTCAAAGCGGATGCCGCCTCGGAACGCGCGATCCAACTATTCTCGCCAGACCAATGGAATATCTGCTCCCCATTCTGGCAGTGTGCCCAACACCGAGCTAGCGATCCGCGCCTTTGCAGAGCGGCATCGAGTTTGGCGGCGAAACCAGTGCCCGGTTGATACCATTGATTTTTATGATCCTCGGCAGGTGCTGCCCAAGTACCGTGCACGATGATCACCGTTTCCTTTGACAGCTTCGGCATACGCATCCTGCAGCGCGCAAATTTTTTTTGGATGGTAAGGACGGGAAGGCGTGGGCGTCGTTGATCTAGCGCAACCCTCAAGCGCTACTTCGGCTACAGGTCGCAACCGGCAAAGCTCAGAACGAGCGCAAGATTTCCGCTTTGCGTCCGAAGCCGGACATATGCGGGTTTATGGGTACGCGGCTTAGCCTGCCGTAACGGCTAAGCCGCCGTCCGCCGCTCCTGCGCATAGCGCACCAGTGCCGCGAAGCGATAGATGCCGTGCACGAACTTGCCGTAGGGCATGGTGATGAACAGCGCGAACACCGCGCCGAGGTGCAGCGCCAGCAGCGGTCCCATGGCCGCAGTCTCACGGAGGATGAGAAGCAGCATGCCGGTGAGCCCGGTGAGGAGCAGCATGGCGATGAAGCCGACATCCATGCCGTAGCTGCTCTCGTCGAGCAGGGCCGGATCGCGCCGCATCTTGGCCAAGAACAGGCCGATCGGGCCGACGATGAGGCCGATGCCGCCGAGCGTGCCGAGCACGACCGGCAGATCCCACCACGGATACGGCGCCTCACGGCCGAGCAGATAGTGATAGAGCGTGGCCACCGAGGTTGCGGCGAAGCAGAGAAGGAAGCCATAGAACGTCAGGTGATGGAAAAGCTTTCGCCGGTCTGTCGGCTTGTCGTCCTCGTCGTAGCAGCCGACGCCACCGCCATGGAGATAGCGCAACTCGCCGGCATCGCGGATCGCCTGGAAAATCGAGACCCCATCAGCCCGACCGCCGATCGGCGTTCCGATGTCGCGCCAGAACGCGCGCACGCTCATGATGAGCGCGAGAATCGCGTAGAGAAACGCGGCGCTGAACAGCGCGGCCATCGCCTGATGCGGCATCAGCTTGTAGAACGCGCCGGGGCCGGTGTGCACGCCGAACAGCACGCCGCGGTCGCTGAGCGCCGCGAAGCCGAGGATAAAAGCCGCCATGCTGAGCGCGGCAACGATGCTGATGACGAGACCATTGCGGGCGAACGCGCCGGACAGCACCTGCGGCCAGGCATAGGCCGCATAGGATTCCGCACGCGCAACCGCGAGTGTCTTGGGAAGGTTGACGTTGAACTCGTGCGGCGGCGAGAACTGGCAGTCGACATAGCAGGCGCCGCAGGAATGGCAGAGGTTGGCGAGATAGTTGAGGTCGCCATCCGAGAAGGCGCGGCGCATCTCCATGGCCGGAAATACCGCGCACAGGCCCTCGCAATATCTGCAGGAATTGCAGACCGTCATCAGACGGTCGGCTTCGTCGAGGATTCTAGTTCCGTGCATGTTTCGCCGCTTCCCGTCCTGCGATCCGCCCGAACACGCTGCCGATGGTCATGCCCATGCCGGCGGCGTACCCCTTGCCGAGCACGTTGCCCGCCATGATCTCGCCGGCCGCGAACATGTTGGCGGACGGCTTTCCGTCGGCCATCAGCATCCGCGCCTCCTTGGTCACGCGCGTGCCCAGATAGGTGAAGGTGATGCCGGGTCGCACCGGGTAGGCAAGATAAGGCGGCGTCTCGATCTTGCGCGCCCAGTGGGTCTTGGGCGGCGTGATGCCTTCGGTCACACAGTCGTCCAGGATTGTATGATCGAACGTGCCTGGCCGTACCGCGGCGTTGAACTCGGTAATGGTCTTTTCTAGCGCGGCCGGATCAAGCGCCAGCTTGCCGGCGAGCTCGGCAATTGTCTGCCCAGCGATCGGCGGAAACAGCGTCGGCATAAATGAGTTGACGACGGTCGAGTCAAAGATGATGTAGGCGATCTGGTCGGGCTGCGCCGCGACCAGCCGGCCCCAGATCGCGTAGCGCTTCGGCCAGATGTCCTCGCCCTCGTCATAGAAACGCTGGGCGTGCTTGTTGACCACGATGCCGAACACGACCGAGTCATGGCGCGTGATGATGCCGCCGTCGAATTTCGGCGCACGGGCATCGATCGCGACCGCATGGCACTGGGTGGGATCGCCGACCTCCTGCACGCCCTTGTCGAGCAGCATCTTCAGGATCGAGCCGCGATTATACGGCGTGCCGCGGATCAGGAAATTGTCGGCGGCCTCGCCCCAATATTGCTTCAGCCATTCGATGTTGGCCTCGAACCCGCCGGCGGCCGCGACCAGCGAGGTCGCACGAATCTCGGTCTCGCCGTTGATCGGCCGCTTGAGCCGGGCGGCGAGGAACATGCCGTCCTCGATCACGAGGTCAGTGACCTCGGCATCGTATACGACGTCGACGCCGAGCCTCTCTGCGGTCAGATACAGCGCGTTCAGCATGGCGCGGCCGCCGCCGAGGAAGAAGGAGTTGGTGCGGCCGAGGCTCAGCGTGCCGCCGAGCGAGGGCTGCCAGCGTACGCCCTGCTCCACGATCCAGTTCAGGATGTCCTTGGACTCCCGGATCATGTGGCGGGCGAGCACTTCGTCGGTCTGCCCGCTGGTGACGCGCAGCAAGTCCTCCCAGAACTCGTCCTCGGTGTAGGGGCCGGTCAGGATCTCGGTCGCCGCATCATGGGCGCAGCGCATGTTGCGGGTGTGGCGGGTGTTGCCGCCACGATAGAACTTTGGCGCGCCTTCCAGCACCAGCACCGAGGCGCCGCCGCGGCGCGCCGAGATCGCCGCGCACAGTGCCGCGTTGCCGCCGCCGATCACCAGCACGTCGTATTTGCTGCCCATTCGGTCCATCCGCTGCGACGAAGTTGGAGACATTCTGCCCGCAGGTTGCCGCGGTCAAGCCGATCCCCATTGCGTACTTTTGTATACAAAGATATACAGACGCGATGCAAGCGGCATCTCTGCATGGGCAGGATGCATCTTGCAAACCCGAGGATTTATGGCGAGGCGCCCAGGAAAGGCAGGCGGATCGATCGCACGCGGCGGTGGTGTCGCGCTGGGCGAGGCCGTGTTCCGTTCGCTGTGCGAGGCGCTCCAGGCCGGCAGCTACCGCGCCGGTGACCGGCTGCGCGAGGAAGAAGTCGCCCAGCGGCTGAAGGTCAGCCGGACGCCTGTGCGTGAAGCACTGGGCCGGCTCGCAGCGCGCGGCTTCGTCGCGCCATCAGGCGGGCGCGGACTGATCGTGCGTAATCTCGACATCTCGGAGGTGCTCGAGCTCTACGCCATGCGCGAGATCATGGAAGGCGCCGCCGCGCGCCTCGCCGCCGAGCACGCCTCTGCCCCCGAGGTGGATGCGCTCAGGGATATCGAGCAGGCGTTTGCCGAAGCCTCCGAGACGGACGCCGCCGAGATGGCAAGGCTCAACCGCGCCTTCCACGAAGCGATCTGCCGCGCGGCACGGAACCGCTATCTCGACAACGCCTCGCGCGAATTGCAGGACTGGATCGCCCTGCTCGGTCCGACCACCTTCACCGTGACGGGGCGTCCCTCGACCAGCCATGGCGAGCACCTGGCCATCATCGACGCCATCGCCGCGCGCAACGGCGACAAGGCCGAGCAGCTCGCGCGCGCGCACATCCGCGAAGCGCTGCGCTGCCGCCTCAAGCTGCTGCAGAAGCAGTAGGCAGAATAGTCACGCCAGCACGTCGGCCACGACGGCTTTCACGACATCTCGCACATCCGTCGGCTTCATCCGCACCTGCAGGCCGCGCTGACCGCCATTGAGATAAACCAGCTCATGGGAGAGCGCGCTCTGCTCGAGCACGGTGGCGACCTGCTTGCGCTGGCCGAATGGGCTGATGCCGCCGACCTTGAAGCCCGTGACGCGCTCGGCCTCCGGCGGCTTCATCATCTGCGCCGATTTACCGCCCACGGCGGCGGCGAGCTTCTTCATCGAGACTTCCTGGTCGGACGGGACGATGACGCAGACCGGCTTGCCGTCCACCAGCGCCATCAGCGTCTTCAGCACGCGCGCCGGGTCTTCACCGAGCGCGGCGGCCGCCTGCAGGCCGATGCTCTCGGCGTCGGGATCGTAGTCGTAGGAATGGACGGTGAAGGCGACACCGGCGGCAGAGAGCGCGCGGGTGGCCGGGGTGACTTTGGACATGGGATGACATGTAGCATTGTGGGGCAGGCTCGCACCACACCCTCACCGTCATCGCCCGGCCTCGACCGGGCGATCCAGTATTCCAGAGGCCAGCTCAGAAGAGCTCGCTCTCACCGCATTCGCCACGGCGTACTTCATGCCCCGGTCAAAGCCGGGGCATGACCGCGAATTCCGCAGAAGGCCTCGTGCGCGATGATGGAGAGGCGTTCCTACTCCGCTGCGTCCCGCATCTCCGCCCGTTCGGCCCGCGCCGCGCAGAACTTGAACTCGGGGATCTTGCCGAACGGATCGAGCGCCGGATTGGTGAGCAGGTTCGCAGCCGCCTCCGCGTAGCAGAACGGCATGAACACCATGTTTTCAGGCACGTCGCGGTCGGACCGCACCTTGACCTCGACCGCGCCGCGGCGGGTCTCCAGGCGAATGAAATCGCCGGGCACCAGCTTCTTCCTGCGCATGTCCTTTGGCGACATGAACGCAACGGCCTCGGGCTCGATCTGGTCGAGCACCTGGGCGCGACGGGTCATCGAACCGGTGTGCCAGTGCTCCAGCACGCGGCCGGTCGAGAGCACCATCGGATATTCATCGTCCGGAAGCTCATCCGGCGGAATGACCTTGGCCGGCACGATCTTGCCGCGGCCGCTTGCGGTCGGGAAGCCCGTGGTGAAGATGATCTCGTTACCGGGCTTGTTCGGATCGTCGGCCGGATAGGTGACGGCGCCTTCGCGCAGCAAACGCTCCCAACTGATGTTCTTGAGTGACGGCATCAGTTCCGCCATCTCGGTGTAGACCTCGCCCGGGCCCGAGTAATTCCAAGGCAGGCCCATGCGCTTGCCGATCTCCTGGATGATCCAGAGATCCTGCCGCGCATCGCCCGGCGGCTTGATCACCTGGCGCGCGAGCTGCACGCGGCGATCGGTATTGGTGAAGGAGCCGTCCTTCTCGGCAAACGCCGAGGCCGGCAGAATGACGTCCGCGTGGAACGCGGTCTCGGTGACGAAGAGATCCTGCACCACGAGATGATCGAGCATCGCGAGCGCCTGGCGCGCGTGCTGCAGATCAGGATCCGACATCGCGGGGTTCTCGCCCTCGATATACATGCCCTTGATCTCGCCGGCGTGGATCGCGTTCATGATCTCGACCACGGTCAGGCCGCGCACGGGATCGAGATCCTGCTGCCAGAGCTTTTCGAAGCTGCCGCGCAGATCGTCGCGGCCGACCGGCTGGTAGTCCGGCAGGAACATCGGGATCAGGCCGGCGTCGGAGGCACCCTGCACGTTGTTCTGGCCGCGCAGCGGATGCAGGCCGGTGCCGGGGCGGCCGACCTGGCCGGTGATCAGCGCCAGCGCAATCAGGCAGCGCGCATTGTCGGTGCCGTGGACGTGCTGGCTGATGCCCATGCCCCAGAAGATGATCGACGATTTGGCGCGCGCATAGGTGCGTGCCACCTCGCGCAGCGTCTGCGCCGGGATGCCGCAGATCGGCTCCATCTTCTCCGGCGTGAACTCCTTGATCTTCTCCTTGAGGTCCTCGAAGCCCTCGGTGTAGC
This genomic interval from Bradyrhizobium guangzhouense contains the following:
- the tcuB gene encoding tricarballylate utilization 4Fe-4S protein TcuB, which gives rise to MHGTRILDEADRLMTVCNSCRYCEGLCAVFPAMEMRRAFSDGDLNYLANLCHSCGACYVDCQFSPPHEFNVNLPKTLAVARAESYAAYAWPQVLSGAFARNGLVISIVAALSMAAFILGFAALSDRGVLFGVHTGPGAFYKLMPHQAMAALFSAAFLYAILALIMSVRAFWRDIGTPIGGRADGVSIFQAIRDAGELRYLHGGGVGCYDEDDKPTDRRKLFHHLTFYGFLLCFAATSVATLYHYLLGREAPYPWWDLPVVLGTLGGIGLIVGPIGLFLAKMRRDPALLDESSYGMDVGFIAMLLLTGLTGMLLLILRETAAMGPLLALHLGAVFALFITMPYGKFVHGIYRFAALVRYAQERRTAA
- the tcuA gene encoding FAD-dependent tricarballylate dehydrogenase TcuA, which produces MGSKYDVLVIGGGNAALCAAISARRGGASVLVLEGAPKFYRGGNTRHTRNMRCAHDAATEILTGPYTEDEFWEDLLRVTSGQTDEVLARHMIRESKDILNWIVEQGVRWQPSLGGTLSLGRTNSFFLGGGRAMLNALYLTAERLGVDVVYDAEVTDLVIEDGMFLAARLKRPINGETEIRATSLVAAAGGFEANIEWLKQYWGEAADNFLIRGTPYNRGSILKMLLDKGVQEVGDPTQCHAVAIDARAPKFDGGIITRHDSVVFGIVVNKHAQRFYDEGEDIWPKRYAIWGRLVAAQPDQIAYIIFDSTVVNSFMPTLFPPIAGQTIAELAGKLALDPAALEKTITEFNAAVRPGTFDHTILDDCVTEGITPPKTHWARKIETPPYLAYPVRPGITFTYLGTRVTKEARMLMADGKPSANMFAAGEIMAGNVLGKGYAAGMGMTIGSVFGRIAGREAAKHARN
- a CDS encoding GntR family transcriptional regulator — protein: MARRPGKAGGSIARGGGVALGEAVFRSLCEALQAGSYRAGDRLREEEVAQRLKVSRTPVREALGRLAARGFVAPSGGRGLIVRNLDISEVLELYAMREIMEGAAARLAAEHASAPEVDALRDIEQAFAEASETDAAEMARLNRAFHEAICRAARNRYLDNASRELQDWIALLGPTTFTVTGRPSTSHGEHLAIIDAIAARNGDKAEQLARAHIREALRCRLKLLQKQ
- the ybaK gene encoding Cys-tRNA(Pro) deacylase — encoded protein: MSKVTPATRALSAAGVAFTVHSYDYDPDAESIGLQAAAALGEDPARVLKTLMALVDGKPVCVIVPSDQEVSMKKLAAAVGGKSAQMMKPPEAERVTGFKVGGISPFGQRKQVATVLEQSALSHELVYLNGGQRGLQVRMKPTDVRDVVKAVVADVLA